The segment GCAGGGTAACGGCATGAAACTGATGCGCGAGTTCTTTAAGGAATACAACGTCGTCAACTTCCTCGGCGGCAACACCAATGCGCAGATGGGTGGCTGGTTCCGCAAGGAAATCAAGAGCGTGGCGGATCTGCAGGGTTTGAAGTACCGCATCGCCGGGTTTGCTGGCGTGGTGCTGTCGCGCCTGGGCGTGGTGCCGCAGCAGATCGCCGGTGGCGATATCTACCCGGCGCTGGAAAAGGGCACGATCGACGCAGCCGAATGGGTGGGCCCGTACGACGACGAGAAGCTCGGCTTCTACAAGGTGGCGCCGTACTACTACTACCCGGGATGGTGGGAAGGCAGCGCTCAGCTCTCGTTCTATGCGTCGGCACCCGAGTTCGAGAAGCTGCCCGCGCTGTACAAGCGCGCGCTGGAAACGGCCACCATCGAGGCCCACACGAACATGATGGCGAAGTACGACACCGTGAACCCGCAGGCGCTGGCCCGTCTGCTGGAAAACGGCGTGAAGCTGCGTCCGTTCTCGAAGGAAATCATGGAAGCCTGCTTCAAGGCCACCCAGGAAGCCTACGCGGACGAAAGCGCCAAGAACCCGTCGTTCAAGAAGATCTTCGACGACTGGCGCGTGTTCCGTAACAACGAAGCCGCGTGGTTCAACGTGGCCGAGCAGGCATTCTCGCAGTTCAGCTTCGCCCGCAAGCTGTAAGCCACAAACGCCCCTCTCCCGCGCGGAGAGGGGCGAGTGGAGAGGGCCGGCACTTTATCCGCTTGCCACGCCCGAAAGGCGCTCACACGCGCTTTCTCCCGCCCCGGTAGAATCCGCCCACAACCGGACATCTACCCGGGACATTTCCCCATGCAACTCGGCATCTTCTACGCGCTGCTCGCGTACATCATCTGGGGCCTGCTGCCCCTCTACATCAAATCCCTGCACGGCGTTGCGCCGCTGGAAATCCTGCTGCATCGCATGGTGTGGTCGCTCGTGTTTCTCGGGGCGATCCTGCTGTGGCGCCGGCATTTCGGCTGGCTTCGCGAGGTGGCGGCCAACCCACGCCTGGTGCTCAATTTCGGAGCCAGCGCGGCCCTGCTCTGCTGCAACTGGTTCCTTTATATCTGGGCCGTTTCCGCCGATCGGGTGGTCGACGCCAGCCTGGGCTACTTCATCAATCCCCTGTTCAGCGTGCTGCTTGGCGTGTTGCTGCTGCACGAGCGGCTGCGCCCCGTGCAATGGCTATCGATCGCGATTGCCGCGGCCGGGGTGATCTGGCTCACGGTGACGGCTGGGCAGTTGCCGTGGATCGCGCTCGGTTTGGCGGCATCGTTCGGCGGCTATGGACTGTTGCGCAAGACCGGTGCCCTGGGGGCGCTGGAAGGGTTGTCACTGGAAACACTACTGCTGTTTCCGTTTGCCGCCGCCGCGCTCGCCTTTCTGTTTCTGACGGGTCAGGACACCACGCGCGCCGCAGCACCGGGTACGCAGGTGCTGCTGGTGATGGCGGGTCCGATTACCGCCGTGCCGCTGCTGTTCTTCGCGGCAGGCGCACGGCGCATTCCGCTGTCGCTGCTCGGGCTGCTGCAGTACGCCGGCCCGACACTGCAACTGGCGCTCGGCATCTGGCTGTACCACGAGCCGTTTCCGCCGCAAAAGCAGATTGGCTATGCGCTGATCTGGGTATCTCTGGCTATCTACGCTGCTGAAGGCCTGCTTGTCAGCAAACTGCTGCAGCGGAAAATTATTAGCGTTAAGAATGAAGTCAGCGAAAGCACATAAAGATCAATCTATTAAGTAAATAATTTGCGGGAGAGCCAGCTGACAGGCCCTCCGCAAAATCCGGGCGCGGCACTATACTGTACGTTTATACAGTACACGATTTTCCCCTTCGTCCATGTCCTCATCCGCACGGCGCATCGCCCATCTCGACATGGATGCCTTCTATGCGTCCGTCGAACTGTTGCGCTACCCGGATCTGCGCGGCCAGGCCGTCGTGATCGGGGGCGGTCGCAACGCCGTGCCCGAGGACCTGCCCGACGGCACGCGCCGTTATGCGCGTCTGCGCGATTACGCCGGACGCGGCGTCGTGACCACGTCCACCTACGAGGCCCGCGCGCTTGGCGTGTTTTCCGCCATGGGGATGATGAAGGCCGCCAAGCTGGCACCCGACGCGATCCTGTTGCCGACGGACTTCGACGCCTACCGGCGTTACTCCGGGTTGTTCAAGGCTGCAGTCAGATCATTCACCGAACAAATAGAAGACCGGGGAATCGACGAGATATATATCGATCTGACTGATATTGATGGTGAGGCACGCGATGTGGCGGCCCGTATCAAGGCCGCCGTGAACGCCGCCACCGGGCTGACCTGTTCGATCTGCGTGGCGCCAAACAAGCTGTTGGCCAAGATCGGTTCCGAACTCGACAAGCCAGACGGCCTGACGATCCTGACGCCGGCCGATATCCCGACACGAATCTGGCCGCTGGCAGCCCGCAAGGTCAATGGCATCGGCCCCAAGGCGGCGGAGAAGCTGGCGGCTATCGGCATCGAGACCGTGGGGCAACTGGCGGAGGCCGACATCGCGCTGCTGCAGGCCCATTTCGGCCGCAATTACGCAAGCTGGCTGGCCGAAGTGGCGAATGGGCGCGACGAGCGGCAGGTCGTGGTCAGCTCCGAACCCAAGTCGATGAGCCGCGAAACCACGTTCGAGCGTGATCTGCATCCGCGCGGCGATCGTCCGGTACTGTCCGAGCAATTCACCCGGCTTTGCATGCGCGTGGCCGAAGATCTGCGGCGCAAGGGCTACGTGGGGCGCACCGTCGGCATCAAGCTGCGTTTCGACGACTTCCACACCGTTACGCGCGACCTGACGCTGACCGCCCACACCGCGGACGGCGCGACGATCCGGCATGGCGCCACCGAGTGCCTCAAGCGTATCCCGCTGGAACGACGCATCCGGCTGCTCGGCGTACGCGTCAGCGCGCTGATCCCGGCCGCCGATCAGGGCGATGACCCCGCGCCGGTCCAGGAGGAATTGCGCTTCGATGCCGAGCCGGATTCCCCGGTTTTCCGTTGAAGCGGGCTTGAATCCCCTGTGTCATACGGGCCTATCTATGTCCCGGTAGAATCGGCGGCCATGACATCCGCCACCGCCCAACGCGCCGACGCCCCTGCCGCCTGGATCACTCCCCTCCTGGCCACCGCGTGCGGCATGATCGTCGCCAACCTCTACTACGCCCAGCCACTGGTTGGTCCGATCGCGCGGGCGCTCGAGCTTTCTCCCGAGATCGCCGGCCTGATCGTCACGCTGATCCAGATCGGCTATTGCGTGGGCCTGCTGCTGCTGGTGCCCTTGGGCGATATCGTCGAGAACCGCAAGCTTGTACTGGCGCTGATCGCCGGCTGTGCGGTGGCATTGGTCGCGGCAGCGCTGGCTACGCACGCGAGCGTCTTCCTGATCGCTGGCTGCGCGATAGGCCTGTGCTCGGTGGCTGTGCAGGTACTGGTGCCGTTCGCGGCACACCTCGCGCCCGAACATGCGCGCGGCCGGGCCGTCGGCAACGTGACCAGCGGCCTGCTGATGGGCATCATGCTGGCGCGCCCGGTATCGAGCCTGGTGGCGGACCTGTTCGGCTGGCATACGATCTTCGCCGCGTCGGCCGTGGCCATGGTGCTGCTTGGCGTGGTGCTGTCGCGCAAGCTGCCGCAGCGCCAGCCGGCGCCCGGCGTGAACTATGTCGAGATGCTTGGTTCGATGGGGCACCTGTTGCGCACGCAGCCGGTGCTGCGGCGGCGCGCGATGTATCAGGCGAGCATGTTCGGCGTATTCAGCCTGTTCTGGACCACCACGCCGCTGTACCTGGCCGGGCCCGCTTTCCATATGTCCCAGACCGGCATCGCCGTGTTCGCGCTCGTGGGCGTGGCCGGCGCGATTGCCGCGCCGATGGCCGGCCGCTATGCCGATCGTGGCCACAGCCGCCAGATGACTGCCATCGCACTGGCGCTGGGCGCAGGCTCCTTCCTGCTGAGCCGCATCGGCGTCGAAGGTTCGCTCATGTCACTGGCGGCCTTGACCGTCGCGGCCGTCGTGCTCGACTTTGCCGTGTCGGCCAACCTGGTGATCGGGCAGCGCGCGATCTTCTCTTTGTCCGCGGAACATCGCAGCCGCCTGAATGGGCTCTACATGGCCATCTTCTTCGTTGGCGGTGCGATCGGCTCGTCGGTTGGCGCATGGGCCTATGCGCGTGCCGGCTGGCCGCTGGCGAGCTGGATCGGCTTCGCCTTGCCGGCCATCGCCCTGCTCTATTTCCGAACCGAGCCTGCAAGCACCTGACAGCGGTTGAATCAGGCGCAAGACGTTCGTCTCCCGTGCACCAGACGTCGTCGTGTGCTCTACACTGTGCCAGCATATCGGTACCATCATTCCTGAATCCGTCGTCGCAGTACCCGCAAGATGCGGGCTTGCCGGAGACGTCCAATGGCATGGCACAAACTGCTTCCGCGGCCGCGCTGGCTGCCGCGCGCGGCACTGATATATCCGCAGCGCGTGGTGGTGGTGGGATTTGGCCTGGCGATGCTGCTGATGCTTGTCGTGGCGATGCGCGACCTTTACCTGCTGCGCGAGCGCGTCCTGATCCTGCATCAACACGATCTGGTGCTGCGCGCACTTGGCGCGGAAGCGGTTATCAATGCGGAACGGTTCAAGTTATCG is part of the Cupriavidus metallidurans CH34 genome and harbors:
- a CDS encoding MFS transporter, with product MTSATAQRADAPAAWITPLLATACGMIVANLYYAQPLVGPIARALELSPEIAGLIVTLIQIGYCVGLLLLVPLGDIVENRKLVLALIAGCAVALVAAALATHASVFLIAGCAIGLCSVAVQVLVPFAAHLAPEHARGRAVGNVTSGLLMGIMLARPVSSLVADLFGWHTIFAASAVAMVLLGVVLSRKLPQRQPAPGVNYVEMLGSMGHLLRTQPVLRRRAMYQASMFGVFSLFWTTTPLYLAGPAFHMSQTGIAVFALVGVAGAIAAPMAGRYADRGHSRQMTAIALALGAGSFLLSRIGVEGSLMSLAALTVAAVVLDFAVSANLVIGQRAIFSLSAEHRSRLNGLYMAIFFVGGAIGSSVGAWAYARAGWPLASWIGFALPAIALLYFRTEPAST
- the rarD gene encoding EamA family transporter RarD codes for the protein MQLGIFYALLAYIIWGLLPLYIKSLHGVAPLEILLHRMVWSLVFLGAILLWRRHFGWLREVAANPRLVLNFGASAALLCCNWFLYIWAVSADRVVDASLGYFINPLFSVLLGVLLLHERLRPVQWLSIAIAAAGVIWLTVTAGQLPWIALGLAASFGGYGLLRKTGALGALEGLSLETLLLFPFAAAALAFLFLTGQDTTRAAAPGTQVLLVMAGPITAVPLLFFAAGARRIPLSLLGLLQYAGPTLQLALGIWLYHEPFPPQKQIGYALIWVSLAIYAAEGLLVSKLLQRKIISVKNEVSEST
- a CDS encoding TRAP transporter substrate-binding protein; the protein is MERRSFLLKASAVAATGALAACGKEEKPAAPAASASAPAAPAVIGSNPAVEWRMASSFPKSLDTIYGGGELLAQRVKELTDGKFNIKVFAAGEIVPGLQVLDAVQNQTVQIGHTAGYYYFGKNPTLCFDTTIPFGLTARQQNAWMLQGNGMKLMREFFKEYNVVNFLGGNTNAQMGGWFRKEIKSVADLQGLKYRIAGFAGVVLSRLGVVPQQIAGGDIYPALEKGTIDAAEWVGPYDDEKLGFYKVAPYYYYPGWWEGSAQLSFYASAPEFEKLPALYKRALETATIEAHTNMMAKYDTVNPQALARLLENGVKLRPFSKEIMEACFKATQEAYADESAKNPSFKKIFDDWRVFRNNEAAWFNVAEQAFSQFSFARKL
- the dinB gene encoding DNA polymerase IV, which translates into the protein MSSSARRIAHLDMDAFYASVELLRYPDLRGQAVVIGGGRNAVPEDLPDGTRRYARLRDYAGRGVVTTSTYEARALGVFSAMGMMKAAKLAPDAILLPTDFDAYRRYSGLFKAAVRSFTEQIEDRGIDEIYIDLTDIDGEARDVAARIKAAVNAATGLTCSICVAPNKLLAKIGSELDKPDGLTILTPADIPTRIWPLAARKVNGIGPKAAEKLAAIGIETVGQLAEADIALLQAHFGRNYASWLAEVANGRDERQVVVSSEPKSMSRETTFERDLHPRGDRPVLSEQFTRLCMRVAEDLRRKGYVGRTVGIKLRFDDFHTVTRDLTLTAHTADGATIRHGATECLKRIPLERRIRLLGVRVSALIPAADQGDDPAPVQEELRFDAEPDSPVFR